ATCGCTAATAATAACCCTGTATACAACACCCCATAACCTGCATTCGCGATGAGTGTCAGTGGATTTGGTAAAACATCAGCGCCGTAAACGGCTAAATTTTTCAAATCTAAACGCGATAGATCGGGTAAAAATAGATATAACCCTTGAGTTATGCGCTGAATATTGACACTTTCGCTGAGACGACCTAACGTCACTAAATCTTGAGTAAAGTTACCCATCAAATAAACGCCAAAGCTCAAGAGTGTTGCGAGAACTGAACTTGTAAATACGCCAAAGGCGATCGCCACTGCCGTAATTAGTGACAACTGCAAAAATAAAAACAGCGCCGCCAGAACGATACTACCCAACGGATACGGAATACTGCCTAAGTGCAAAAATGCAAGATAAATTGCAGTCATCGCCGCAATCAACACGCCCAAAACTGCAGACAAGCCCAAGTGCTTACCTGCAATAAATTCGCCACGACTAATCGGTTTAGCAATTAAAACTAATACAGTTCGTTTCTCAATTTCTTTATTGATTAAGCCTGTACCAATAAAGATGGCAACGATTAAGCCGAGTATACTCATCGCGCCTAAACCAAGATCCAAGAAAATCTTATCTTCTGTTGTCGCAGCGAGTTGCGGTAATAACCAAATTGCCACCGCCAACATTAAGGCATATAAACCAACGATATAAAGAATGCGATCGCGTACCACTTCGCGAAATACATTTGTTGCTATCACCAAGATGCGACCGAAACTCATACGACTAAGTGTTAAGTATGATGAATTTTTATCTAAAAAAACGTTCTCTAACTGTTATACCCTCTAGCGATTCGCTTCTCACCACTCGCGCTTCATCTCTAGCAATCAACCAAGACGTCCGTTAAAATCTAAATCTGCATCAACATCGAAAACAGCAATGACAAGAAACGGCATTGGTATTCGCACAGCGCAACTACGTCCTCACAGGGTTGTAGGGCAAATTCACGTTTACGACGGTGCCGGAAAAGGTAAATCCCAAGCGGCTTTAGGCGTCGTTTTACGCTCGATTGGATTAGGTATTAATAGCCGTAGCGCTGCTCGTGTTTTACTGCTACGCTTTCTCAAAGGACCAGGACGCGCCTATGATGAAGATGGAGCTATCGAAGCTTTGCAACAGGGTTTTCCGCATTTAATTGACCAAGTACGTACAGGAAGAGCCGAGTTTTTTGGTCCTGATGAAATTATGCGGTTTGACCGTCAAGAAGCGCGACGCGGTTGGGATGTTGCCAAAGGCGCGATCGCTTCAGGTTTGTACTCTGTGGTTGTGTTAGATGAACTCAACCCAGTTCTTGACTTAGGATTACTCCCAGTCGATGAAGTTGTGCAAACACTCAAATCAAAACCTGAGGAAGTGGAAATCATTGCTACAGGTAGAGGCGCACCGCAACAACTTCTTGATATCGCCGATTTGCACTCGGAAATGAAACCGCATCACCACGCAACAGCCGCCGCTCAAGGAATTTCCGGAATTGAAATTTATACAGGCGCTGGGAAAGGAAAATCAACAAGTGCATTAGGTAAAGCATTGCAAGCAATCGGTAAAGGAATTAGTCAAGATAAATCCCACCGCGTTTTGATTATGCAATGGCTCAAAGGTGGAAGTGGCTATACCGAAGATGCCGCGATCGCCGCTTTACAACAATCCTACCCTGCATTAGTCGATCATCAACGTTGCGGGCGCGATGCCATTGTGTGGCGCGGTCAACAGCAAGAATTAGACTATGTAGAAGCTGAGCGCGGTTGGGAAATTGCCCGTACAGCGATCGCTTCGGGTTTGTATAAAACGATCATCCTCGACGAACTAAATCCTACAGTCGATCTAGAACTGTTACCTGTCGAGCCGATTGTTCAAGCGCTAGTGCGTAAACCCCGCGATACCGAAGTTATCATCACAGGTCGCTGTCACAATCCACCAGCTTATTTCGACTTAGCGAGTATCCACTCAGAAGTTTTTTGTCACAAGCACTACGCAAACCAAGGAGTCGAACTCAAACAAGGTGTCGATTTTTAGTAATATAAAATTCATCAAGGTGCAATCATGGAAAATACTCAAGTCCTCGATTTGGTAGCAGGTGGGTTAGCAGTCGTCATTCTTGTCGGCGGCTATTTAATGATGTTTACAGATATCTTGACAAAAAAGAAGTAATATGTTATGGCACAGGTAGCTTGCCTATCAGCGCGATGAACGATCGAAGTCAACGATCGCTTGTGCGATCGCTTCAAGAGTACCTGCGGGGAATTGCCGGAGGGCTACTATTCAGCTTACCTTTGCTTTACACGATGGAAGTTTGGTGGGCGGGATTTATAGCGCATCCTTTACGCCTACTGATTTACGTCCTAGCAACATTTAGTTTGTTACTTGGATACAATCGCTACGGCGGTTTGCGGCGTTCGGCAGGTCCTTTAGAAGTCGCGATTGATTCGGTCGAAGAGATGGGACTAGGATTAATCATTGCGGCGATATTTCTCTGGCTCTTAGGACGAATCACTGCGGATATGAGCCTCGATGAAATTGCTGGCAAAATTATTATTGAAGCGATGACAGTAGCGATCGGCGTTTCTGTTGGTACAGCACAGCTAGGCGGTGGCGAAGGCGAACAACAAACTGATAGTGGCATGAAGAGTAACTCGCCGCAAGACGACCCCGACCCGACACCGTTTCTGACAGAGAATAGCGGTGATTTTGGCGGACAATTAACGATCGCGTTGTGCGGTGCCGTGTTATTTGCTGCAAATGTCGCCCCTACTGAAGAAATTATTCAAATTGCAGTAGAAAGTAATTCCTGGAGACTCGTAGGCTTTGCACTTGCCTCTATGCTCCTAGGGGCAATGATTCTGTTTTACAGTAACTTTACTGGTACGCAG
This region of Chroococcidiopsis sp. TS-821 genomic DNA includes:
- a CDS encoding cob(I)yrinic acid a,c-diamide adenosyltransferase, translating into MTRNGIGIRTAQLRPHRVVGQIHVYDGAGKGKSQAALGVVLRSIGLGINSRSAARVLLLRFLKGPGRAYDEDGAIEALQQGFPHLIDQVRTGRAEFFGPDEIMRFDRQEARRGWDVAKGAIASGLYSVVVLDELNPVLDLGLLPVDEVVQTLKSKPEEVEIIATGRGAPQQLLDIADLHSEMKPHHHATAAAQGISGIEIYTGAGKGKSTSALGKALQAIGKGISQDKSHRVLIMQWLKGGSGYTEDAAIAALQQSYPALVDHQRCGRDAIVWRGQQQELDYVEAERGWEIARTAIASGLYKTIILDELNPTVDLELLPVEPIVQALVRKPRDTEVIITGRCHNPPAYFDLASIHSEVFCHKHYANQGVELKQGVDF
- a CDS encoding TIGR02587 family membrane protein is translated as MNDRSQRSLVRSLQEYLRGIAGGLLFSLPLLYTMEVWWAGFIAHPLRLLIYVLATFSLLLGYNRYGGLRRSAGPLEVAIDSVEEMGLGLIIAAIFLWLLGRITADMSLDEIAGKIIIEAMTVAIGVSVGTAQLGGGEGEQQTDSGMKSNSPQDDPDPTPFLTENSGDFGGQLTIALCGAVLFAANVAPTEEIIQIAVESNSWRLVGFALASMLLGAMILFYSNFTGTQQFSKKRSFVNVIYGTIVTYAIALVAAAAILWFFGRFDGMSLITCLAQTVVLGLAATLGASAGRLLLQ
- a CDS encoding ABC transporter permease, with translation MSFGRILVIATNVFREVVRDRILYIVGLYALMLAVAIWLLPQLAATTEDKIFLDLGLGAMSILGLIVAIFIGTGLINKEIEKRTVLVLIAKPISRGEFIAGKHLGLSAVLGVLIAAMTAIYLAFLHLGSIPYPLGSIVLAALFLFLQLSLITAVAIAFGVFTSSVLATLLSFGVYLMGNFTQDLVTLGRLSESVNIQRITQGLYLFLPDLSRLDLKNLAVYGADVLPNPLTLIANAGYGVLYTGLLLAIAILIFSRRQF